A part of Rhipicephalus microplus isolate Deutch F79 chromosome 8, USDA_Rmic, whole genome shotgun sequence genomic DNA contains:
- the LOC142769187 gene encoding uncharacterized protein LOC142769187 produces MVTRTYAAGEDASKAERRKALLLNAFGPAGIKLFYTLDATNASPTPASGNAFKNAVAHFHEHFKDVSCDYLARVKFQERRQLPGEPVAEFITSLRTLAASCGFGAFEADMIRHQLFTGVASQDARCRMLKKGSSISLSEALSIARADELIRSQLEQFALHPVQQLSAAGGQGGGPSSSSWRGGQHGRPPAQSFRGGRHGGLSASRGQSSGLIGLGSSTRWHLNR; encoded by the exons ATGGTGACGAGgacgt acgcggccggggaggacgccagcaaggccgagcgtcgcaaggccctgctgctcaacgcgttcgGCCCTGCCGGGATAAAGCTCTTCTACACtttggacgccaccaacgcgtcgccgacgccagcgtcgggcaatgccttcaagaatgctgttgctcatttccatgagcattttaaagatgtctcgtgcgattatctcgcacgcgtgaaattccaagaaaggcgacaattgcctggcgagccagtcgccgagttcattacttctcttcgaacgctcgccgcgtcgtgcggctttgGCGCGTTCGAGgccgatatgatccgccatcagcttttcaccggggtagcctcgcaagacgcccgctgccgcatgcttaaaaaaggctcctcgatttcattatccgaagccctctcgattgcgcgagcggacgagcttattcgctcccagttggagcaattcgctctgcatccagtgcagcaactttctgctgcagggggccaaggcggcggcccttcatcttcgtcttggcgcggcggccaacatggacgcccgcctgcacagtccttccgtggcggccgacatggcggcctctctgcgtcacgggg ccagtccagtggcctgatcggtcTTGGATCCTCAACACGTTGGCACCTCAACAGGTAA